Genomic segment of Clostridiales bacterium:
CAAATAAATTCATACATATACTTTAGGGCGCGGTTTATATTGAACTTGTCCATATTTTTGATGACATTTTTGACAAGCTCGTTCCATTTATATAATATCCATTGATCCGCGTTGTTTAGTTTTATTTGGTCTAAGTCTTTGTATTCTATCTTTTCGGCGTTAAGGAGGACAAACCTTGCGGCGTTCCAGATTTTATTGATAAACACCCTGTCGGTCGCGATCTTGTCTTCGGAAAACTTTATATCGCTGCCCAAGGTCGTGCCCCAAAGCAAAGAAAACCTGACAGAGTCCGTGCCGTATTTTTCTATCATTTCCAAAGGGTCAACGCCGTTGCCCAAAGACTTGGACATCTTGCGCCCTATCTTGTCCCGCACTATGCCGTTGATTACGACATCCGAAAAAGGCTCTTTGCCCATAAACTCAATGCCCGAAAATACCATTCTGACAACCCAGAAAAATATAATTTCGTGGGCGGTGACCAAGACATCGGACGGATAAAAATAATCCAAGTCTTCGCTCTTTTCTGGCCAGCCCAGAGTGGAAAAAGGCCATAACGCGCTGGAAAACCAAGTGTCTAAGACATCGGGGTCTTGGGTTACGGTCCCGCCGCATTTTGGGCAAGTATTTATATGCTCGCGGGATACGGTCATTTCTTGGCAAGCGTCGCAATAATACGCCGGAATGCGATGACCCCACCACAATTGACGCGAAATGCACCAATCTTTTATATTTACCAGCCAATGCCTGTATATCTTTTCAAACCTCTTGGGCGTAAACCTTAGCTTGTTTTGGTCCAAGACATCCAAAGCCGGCTTGGCAAGTTCCCTCATCCTGACAAACCATTGCTCTGAAATTATGGGCTCTATTACGGTATCGCAACGATAGCATTGACCTATATTATGCTTGTGCGGCTCTATTTTTTGCAAAAGCCCTTGGCTTTTTAAGTCTTCCACGATAGCGACTCTGGCGCTGTATCTATCCATGCCTTGATACTTGCCCGCAAGCTCGTTCATTGTCCCGTCGTAATTCATTACCCTGACGGCTGCGAGATTGTGCCTTTGACCGACTTCAAAGTCGTTGGGGTCGTGGGCGGGCGTTATCTTTACCGCGCCCGTGCCAAAATCCTTGTCCACATAATCGTCGGCTATAACGGGAATGCGCCTGTTCATAAGCGGCAAAATTACATATTTGCCTATTAAGTCCTTATACCTGGGGTCCGTAGGGTTGACCGCGACCGCCGTATCGCCCAGCATTGTTTCGGGCCTTGTGGTCGCGACTATTATATATTCTTGGGAATTTTCAACGGGATATTTTATATGCCAAAGGTGAGAATCCGACGGCTTGTAGTCCACTTCGGCATCGGACAAAGCCGTTTTGCAATCGGGGCACCAATTGATTATGCGGCTGCCTTTGTAGATGTATCCTTTTTCGTAAAGGCGGACAAACACTTCCAAAACGGCGCGCGAACGCTTCTCATCCATTGTAAAAGCCAGCCTGTCCCAATCGCAAGACAGGCCCATTCTTTTGGACTGTTCCACAATCCTGCCGCCGTATTTTTTATACCAATTCCAAGCGCGCTCCAAAAACTTTTCGCGGCCCAAATCTTGCTTGGTCAAGCCATCTTGCGCCATTTGCTCTACGATTTTGACCTCGGTAGCTATGGAGGCGTGGTCCGTGCCGGGCAGCCAAAGCGCGTTATAACCTTGCATTCTTTTATATCTGATAAGCACGTCTTGCAAAGAAAGGTTAAGGGCGTGCCCCATATGAAGCTGCCCTGTTATATTGGGAGGCGGCATTACAATAGTGAAGGGTTTTTTGGACTTATCGGCCTTCGCCTTAAAACAGCCGCGCCTTACCCATTCGTCATACCATTTTTGCTCAAACCCAGAGGGATTATATGTCTTGTCCAGCTCATAGTTATTCATAGTTTTTTTGGTCCCTTTTGTCCTTATTTGATTATAGAAAAAATCAAACCCGCAAGCACCAACAAAAAGCCCGCGAACTTGAAAGCAACAAGCGTCTTATCAAAGTCTTTGATATCGTCCGTTTTTTTGATTTTTTGGACAATTTTTCGGGCGAAGACTGCCGTCAAAAGCCCCGCCACAGCCAAAACAAGACCGACAATGACATTCCATTGAACAAGCCTTTTTGCTAAGCTGTCCAAAAAATTATTGGCGACACCCAAAAACATAAAAAAGCAACTCTTTTTTTCCAAAAATTATTTAAAACATTATACTAGAAAAATATCAATAAATCAAATTAAGAATACACGGTTTGGGGATTGGGATTTTCGTTTTTAACAAAATCAGCTTTTTACACATTTACCTAACCCGTTTAATATACTGTCAATATAAGCCAACGTAAAGAGCGACATATGAAGATAATTTTGTGTTTGGATAGGGTCAGCCAT
This window contains:
- a CDS encoding valine--tRNA ligase — protein: MNNYELDKTYNPSGFEQKWYDEWVRRGCFKAKADKSKKPFTIVMPPPNITGQLHMGHALNLSLQDVLIRYKRMQGYNALWLPGTDHASIATEVKIVEQMAQDGLTKQDLGREKFLERAWNWYKKYGGRIVEQSKRMGLSCDWDRLAFTMDEKRSRAVLEVFVRLYEKGYIYKGSRIINWCPDCKTALSDAEVDYKPSDSHLWHIKYPVENSQEYIIVATTRPETMLGDTAVAVNPTDPRYKDLIGKYVILPLMNRRIPVIADDYVDKDFGTGAVKITPAHDPNDFEVGQRHNLAAVRVMNYDGTMNELAGKYQGMDRYSARVAIVEDLKSQGLLQKIEPHKHNIGQCYRCDTVIEPIISEQWFVRMRELAKPALDVLDQNKLRFTPKRFEKIYRHWLVNIKDWCISRQLWWGHRIPAYYCDACQEMTVSREHINTCPKCGGTVTQDPDVLDTWFSSALWPFSTLGWPEKSEDLDYFYPSDVLVTAHEIIFFWVVRMVFSGIEFMGKEPFSDVVINGIVRDKIGRKMSKSLGNGVDPLEMIEKYGTDSVRFSLLWGTTLGSDIKFSEDKIATDRVFINKIWNAARFVLLNAEKIEYKDLDQIKLNNADQWILYKWNELVKNVIKNMDKFNINRALKYMYEFIWDDFCDWYIELAKPKLYGADEAEKVGAMSVLIYLLGEILKLIHPILPFVTEEIYSHLPSKEGLIIKAKYPEFNAKYHNAKAYKDFGEIIAVIKSIRELRAEMKVPQNRRTSIYILPLKNQKLINESLVYIEKLGMGKSIEIVTSKPEKCAQVITPLCEVYIPILDLVDKTVEMARLQKELKEAKSELARAQGKLANQGFVQKAPKDLVEQEKAKVEKYQKLIQKIEKSIQELE